The Palleronia sp. THAF1 genome window below encodes:
- a CDS encoding NAD(P)-dependent oxidoreductase, translating to MSDKPTIGFIGVGLMGHGMAKNILQGGYALVIKGNRNRGPVDSLLGMGATEVTTAREMAERCDIIHLCLSNSPQVEAIIRGPDGILAGAREGLIVVDTTTADPTSTMALAKEMAAKGVHMVDAPLGRTPKEAEEGKLDAMVGASDEAFAKVKPVLECWTGSINHLGPVGSGHKMKLIMNFMSMSYAAIYSEALSIAVKSDLTPQSVRDVMGPSRMGCGFFDTFFSATVGGDPNAHKFAIANAAKDVRYVANMAMAAGVMNPMGAAVRNYFDQAEAAGKGQDYVPTIANHIAELNGCDLPRAVKKGEE from the coding sequence ATGAGCGATAAACCAACAATCGGGTTCATCGGCGTCGGCTTGATGGGGCACGGGATGGCCAAGAACATCCTGCAGGGCGGCTATGCCCTTGTCATCAAGGGCAACCGCAATCGCGGCCCGGTGGACAGCCTGCTGGGCATGGGCGCGACAGAGGTGACGACCGCGCGCGAGATGGCCGAGCGGTGCGATATCATCCACCTGTGCCTGTCGAACTCGCCGCAAGTCGAGGCCATCATTCGCGGCCCGGACGGCATCCTTGCGGGCGCGCGCGAGGGGCTGATCGTGGTGGACACGACGACCGCCGATCCAACCTCGACCATGGCGCTGGCCAAAGAGATGGCCGCCAAGGGGGTTCACATGGTAGACGCACCGCTGGGCCGGACACCGAAAGAGGCAGAGGAAGGCAAGCTGGACGCCATGGTCGGCGCGTCGGACGAGGCCTTCGCCAAGGTGAAACCGGTGCTGGAATGCTGGACCGGATCGATCAACCACCTTGGGCCGGTAGGATCGGGCCACAAGATGAAGCTGATCATGAACTTCATGTCGATGTCCTATGCCGCGATCTACTCCGAGGCGCTGAGCATCGCGGTGAAGTCCGACCTGACGCCCCAATCGGTGCGCGACGTCATGGGCCCGTCCCGCATGGGTTGCGGTTTCTTCGACACGTTCTTTTCAGCAACCGTCGGCGGCGATCCGAACGCCCACAAGTTCGCCATCGCGAATGCCGCGAAGGACGTACGCTACGTGGCCAACATGGCGATGGCGGCGGGCGTGATGAACCCGATGGGCGCGGCGGTGCGCAACTACTTCGACCAAGCGGAAGCGGCGGGCAAGGGACAGGACTACGTGCCGACCATCGCCAACCACATCGCCGAGCTAAACGGCTGCGACCTGCCGAGGGCGGTGAAGAAGGGGGAGGAGTAG
- the denD gene encoding D-erythronate dehydrogenase translates to MNILIIGGGGVIGQKLAAKLAERGTLRGQPITKLTLADINDPTPVDASFEVQTTTCNIADPASVEQTVTAEADVIYLLAAIVSAHAEEDFDAGWQINMVGTLHVLERLRTLGSKPVLVFTSSMAVYGGEVPDPITDHTFLNPQGSYGAQKAVGELLINDYSRKGYIDGRGFRLPTISVRPGAPNRAASSFMSSILREPLNGQPANCPVEDDFLHYYLSPRKCVENLIKGAELRAEDLGQNRCMIMPGKMWSVRQLIDAMTAVAGPEPAERITWDAQPDIQAIVKGWRFDLRADKALSLGLEADETFEDNIRYYLEDDKPAA, encoded by the coding sequence ATGAACATCCTCATCATCGGCGGCGGTGGCGTCATCGGTCAGAAGCTGGCCGCAAAGCTGGCCGAACGCGGCACCCTTCGCGGCCAGCCCATCACCAAGCTGACGCTGGCCGACATCAATGACCCCACGCCGGTCGATGCCTCTTTCGAGGTGCAGACCACCACCTGCAACATCGCCGACCCCGCATCGGTCGAGCAGACCGTCACCGCAGAGGCGGACGTGATCTACCTGCTGGCCGCCATCGTTTCGGCCCACGCGGAAGAGGATTTCGACGCGGGCTGGCAGATCAACATGGTCGGCACGCTTCACGTTCTGGAACGCCTGCGCACGCTGGGCAGCAAACCAGTGTTGGTCTTCACGTCGTCGATGGCCGTCTACGGCGGAGAGGTCCCGGACCCGATCACCGATCACACGTTCCTGAACCCCCAAGGCTCTTACGGCGCGCAGAAGGCGGTGGGTGAACTTCTGATCAACGACTATTCGCGCAAGGGCTACATCGACGGGCGCGGCTTCCGCCTGCCCACGATCTCTGTCCGTCCGGGCGCGCCCAACCGCGCGGCGTCCAGCTTCATGTCATCCATCCTGCGAGAACCTCTGAACGGCCAGCCCGCAAACTGCCCGGTCGAGGACGACTTCCTGCACTACTACCTGTCCCCCCGCAAATGCGTGGAGAACCTGATCAAGGGGGCCGAGCTGAGGGCCGAAGATCTGGGCCAGAACCGATGCATGATCATGCCCGGCAAGATGTGGTCCGTCCGCCAGCTGATCGACGCCATGACCGCCGTTGCAGGTCCGGAACCGGCGGAGCGCATCACATGGGACGCCCAGCCCGACATTCAGGCCATTGTCAAAGGATGGCGCTTCGATCTACGCGCCGACAAGGCGCTGTCGCTGGGGCTGGAGGCGGATGAGACCTTCGAGGACAACATCCGCTATTATCTTGAAGACGACAAACCGGCGGCGTAA
- a CDS encoding tripartite tricarboxylate transporter permease → MDVFATALPALNDAFGMIMQVHVLGFLVLGVVMGLCIGVFPGLGGIAGLSLLLPFMFGMEPATGLALMVGMVAVVPTSDTFASVLMGIPGSSASQATVLDGFPMAKKGMAARALSAAFASSLFGGLVGAAFLTVFILAARPVVLLFQTPELLMITIFGLSMVGILAGRVALKGLIAACLGILVGTIGEGASSGALRMSTYDIPYIADGLRLVIVGLGIFAIPEIIALLRRDKAISDRAPIGGGWVDGVRDWWANKWLSMRCSLIGVVVGVIPGLGRSVVDWIAYGHTVQGARDKSEFGKGDVRGVIGPESSNNAKEGGGLVPTLLFGIPGSGSMAIFISAVALLGTGSIEVGPSMLKNNLDFTDAIVWLLALANVVGTVLCIAASGEIARLTQIRFALLAPFLFMIISFVAFQSRQEIWDLVALFGIGLLGILMRRFDWSRPAFLIGFVLSGPAERYTNQAYQIGASRFRRGFEDGIDYIFSPIVIVLIIITLLSVVVGLRQAKTIQAEGAVSSGSKRAPLVFMLAITGYVAVAYWNAVLIPDYARMDRVFPIFVVTVALIGRAFLLVQMMRAGETAPVFADREAQEADDNAYGLWATLAWFVSLLIASALFGFIIALAGFLALFIRYRAGKGWGHAVLYTVAGIAFICGMAWTLNRDFPPGLLQNFIDLPWPLT, encoded by the coding sequence ATGGATGTCTTCGCGACAGCACTGCCTGCGCTTAACGATGCGTTTGGCATGATCATGCAGGTCCACGTGCTGGGGTTCCTTGTGCTTGGCGTGGTGATGGGCCTGTGCATTGGCGTCTTTCCCGGCCTAGGCGGTATCGCGGGCCTGTCGCTGTTGCTGCCCTTCATGTTCGGGATGGAACCTGCGACCGGCCTTGCCCTGATGGTCGGCATGGTCGCGGTGGTCCCGACATCCGATACCTTCGCGAGCGTCTTGATGGGTATCCCCGGCTCTTCCGCTTCGCAGGCGACCGTGCTCGACGGCTTTCCCATGGCGAAGAAGGGCATGGCCGCGCGTGCCCTGTCGGCGGCCTTCGCGTCGTCGCTGTTCGGCGGGTTGGTGGGGGCGGCGTTCCTGACCGTCTTCATCCTGGCCGCGCGTCCCGTGGTTCTGCTGTTCCAGACGCCAGAGCTGTTGATGATCACGATCTTTGGGCTGTCGATGGTCGGCATCCTTGCCGGTCGGGTGGCGCTGAAGGGTCTGATCGCGGCCTGTCTGGGCATCCTTGTGGGCACCATCGGCGAGGGCGCAAGCTCTGGCGCGCTGCGCATGTCAACGTATGACATACCCTACATCGCCGATGGCCTTCGGCTGGTCATCGTCGGCCTAGGCATCTTCGCCATCCCCGAGATCATCGCCCTTTTGCGCCGCGACAAGGCGATTTCAGATCGCGCGCCCATCGGCGGTGGCTGGGTCGACGGCGTGCGCGACTGGTGGGCGAACAAGTGGCTGTCCATGCGCTGCTCGCTGATCGGCGTGGTCGTCGGCGTCATCCCCGGGCTTGGTAGATCGGTCGTGGACTGGATCGCCTACGGGCACACGGTTCAGGGCGCGCGGGACAAATCCGAGTTCGGCAAGGGCGACGTGCGCGGCGTGATCGGGCCGGAAAGCTCGAACAACGCAAAGGAAGGCGGCGGGCTGGTGCCGACGCTACTGTTCGGCATCCCCGGATCGGGTTCGATGGCGATCTTCATCTCTGCCGTGGCGCTTCTGGGCACCGGCTCGATCGAGGTCGGGCCGTCGATGCTGAAGAACAACCTTGATTTCACCGATGCCATCGTCTGGCTTCTGGCGCTGGCGAATGTGGTGGGCACGGTTCTGTGCATCGCTGCATCTGGCGAAATCGCGCGGCTCACGCAGATCCGCTTCGCCTTGCTGGCCCCTTTCCTGTTCATGATCATCAGCTTCGTGGCGTTCCAGTCCCGGCAAGAAATCTGGGATCTGGTTGCCCTGTTCGGCATCGGTCTTCTGGGCATCCTGATGCGCCGCTTCGACTGGTCGCGCCCGGCTTTCCTGATCGGCTTCGTGCTGTCCGGCCCGGCAGAGCGCTACACCAACCAGGCCTACCAGATCGGAGCGTCCCGTTTCCGTCGCGGGTTCGAAGACGGCATCGACTACATCTTCAGCCCCATCGTGATCGTGCTGATCATCATCACGCTCTTGTCCGTCGTCGTCGGTCTGCGGCAGGCCAAGACAATCCAGGCCGAAGGCGCGGTGTCTTCCGGCAGCAAACGCGCGCCGCTGGTCTTCATGCTGGCGATCACCGGCTACGTCGCAGTGGCCTATTGGAACGCCGTCCTCATCCCCGACTACGCTCGTATGGACCGGGTCTTTCCGATCTTCGTGGTCACCGTTGCCTTGATCGGTCGCGCTTTCCTCTTGGTACAAATGATGCGCGCGGGTGAGACCGCGCCCGTCTTCGCCGACCGCGAAGCGCAGGAAGCGGATGACAATGCCTACGGCCTGTGGGCCACGCTGGCGTGGTTCGTGAGCCTTCTGATCGCCTCGGCGCTGTTCGGGTTCATCATCGCGCTGGCAGGCTTTCTGGCTCTCTTCATCCGCTACCGCGCGGGCAAGGGTTGGGGCCATGCCGTGCTTTACACCGTCGCCGGGATCGCCTTCATCTGCGGCATGGCGTGGACGCTGAACCGCGACTTCCCGCCCGGACTGCTGCAAAACTTCATCGACCTGCCATGGCCCCTGACATGA
- a CDS encoding sensor histidine kinase, whose translation MLEQIARKTAARCAERGIVFAHDLPAQPVQLAGDPVMFEQAILNLLDNALVHGGPDTRKIDLTARTVDGALHIMVRDDGKGIPPDAFDRTLERFSQIGAGTGSGLGLPIAAAVAESFGGRIALANEAGQLSVTLILPM comes from the coding sequence ATGCTCGAACAGATCGCTAGAAAGACCGCCGCCCGGTGCGCAGAGCGCGGTATCGTCTTTGCGCACGATCTTCCTGCACAGCCGGTCCAGCTTGCGGGCGATCCGGTCATGTTCGAGCAGGCGATCCTGAACCTGCTGGACAACGCGCTGGTTCACGGGGGCCCGGATACGCGCAAGATCGACCTGACCGCGCGCACGGTGGACGGGGCGCTGCACATCATGGTGCGCGACGACGGGAAAGGCATACCGCCGGACGCCTTCGATCGCACGCTGGAGCGGTTCAGCCAGATCGGCGCCGGCACGGGATCAGGCCTTGGGCTTCCCATCGCCGCCGCAGTGGCCGAGTCCTTCGGCGGCCGGATCGCCTTGGCGAACGAAGCGGGGCAGCTGTCGGTCACCTTGATCCTGCCGATGTAG
- a CDS encoding FAD-binding oxidoreductase — protein MTIANAIIRVADLLGERLTTSQAMCDQHGQNETYYPATPPDAVAFPQTTQEISAILKICNEERCPVVPYGAASSLEGQHLCTKGGISLDMARMASVLRVNPEDLTATVQPGITRKRLNEDLRATGLFFPVDPGADASVGGMAATRASGTTAVRYGTMRENVLALEAVMADGTTIRTGSGARKSSTGYDLTHLLIGSEGTLGIITELTLRLQGTPEVITAATCRFPSVEDAVNCVILTIQSGLPMARIELVDEMMVRGFNAYSGVSLPEEPHLFLEFHGTPDGVAAQAVTFEEIAADFGAKGWATAQTTEERNALWAMRHDSHYASAALGKGGHIWPTDVCVPISRLAEAVLQAQRDAVRLALTSTIVGHVGDGNFHAGLSVDPQDADEMARAEKFTTALAETALRLGGTVSGEHGIGLGKQKFMAAEHGAALAYMRAIKAGFDPHNILNPGKMLPAAN, from the coding sequence ATGACCATCGCGAATGCCATTATCCGCGTTGCCGATTTGCTGGGCGAGCGCCTGACGACCAGTCAGGCTATGTGCGACCAGCACGGCCAGAACGAGACCTACTATCCCGCGACCCCGCCCGACGCCGTGGCCTTCCCGCAAACGACACAGGAAATCTCGGCCATCCTGAAGATCTGTAATGAGGAACGCTGCCCCGTGGTCCCCTACGGCGCCGCGTCTTCGCTGGAAGGGCAGCACCTTTGCACGAAAGGCGGCATCAGCCTTGATATGGCGCGGATGGCTTCTGTTCTGCGCGTGAACCCCGAAGACCTGACCGCCACCGTCCAGCCGGGCATCACCCGCAAGCGGCTGAACGAAGACCTGCGCGCCACCGGCCTGTTCTTCCCCGTCGATCCCGGCGCGGATGCCAGCGTCGGTGGCATGGCGGCGACCCGCGCCAGCGGCACGACCGCCGTGCGCTATGGCACGATGCGCGAGAACGTCTTGGCGTTGGAAGCCGTGATGGCCGACGGCACGACCATTCGCACCGGCAGCGGGGCGCGCAAATCATCCACGGGCTATGACCTGACGCACTTGCTGATCGGCTCCGAAGGGACGCTGGGGATCATCACCGAACTGACCCTGCGCCTGCAGGGCACGCCAGAGGTGATCACCGCGGCCACCTGCCGCTTTCCTTCAGTGGAAGATGCGGTGAACTGCGTGATCCTGACGATCCAGTCCGGCTTGCCCATGGCGCGGATCGAGCTGGTAGACGAGATGATGGTGCGCGGCTTCAACGCCTACTCCGGCGTCAGCTTGCCGGAAGAACCGCATCTGTTCCTTGAATTTCACGGCACGCCCGACGGCGTCGCGGCGCAGGCGGTGACGTTCGAAGAGATCGCGGCAGACTTCGGCGCGAAAGGCTGGGCGACGGCGCAGACCACCGAAGAGCGCAACGCGCTCTGGGCCATGCGCCACGACTCGCATTACGCCAGCGCCGCGTTGGGCAAGGGCGGGCATATCTGGCCCACGGATGTCTGTGTCCCGATCTCTCGCCTTGCCGAAGCGGTGTTGCAGGCCCAACGGGACGCGGTACGGCTGGCGCTGACAAGCACCATCGTCGGCCACGTCGGCGACGGCAACTTTCACGCGGGCCTCAGCGTCGATCCGCAGGACGCGGACGAGATGGCCCGCGCCGAGAAGTTCACGACCGCTCTTGCCGAAACCGCCCTGCGCCTTGGAGGCACGGTCAGCGGAGAGCACGGGATCGGGCTGGGCAAACAGAAGTTCATGGCCGCCGAACACGGCGCCGCGCTGGCGTACATGCGCGCGATCAAGGCGGGCTTCGACCCGCATAACATCCTTAATCCGGGCAAGATGCTGCCCGCCGCAAACTAG
- a CDS encoding response regulator transcription factor, with the protein MRIVVVEDDISVAKGIGYYLQDAGHTVDLLHEGAEADAFLAHDDADIVVMDINLPGIDGIAILRRMRDRGDTRPVLLLTARSDTGDKVAGLDAGADDYLSKPFEMD; encoded by the coding sequence TTGCGCATCGTCGTCGTCGAGGACGACATCTCGGTCGCGAAAGGCATCGGCTACTACCTGCAGGACGCGGGCCACACCGTCGATCTGCTGCACGAAGGGGCAGAGGCGGATGCGTTTCTGGCCCATGATGACGCCGACATCGTAGTGATGGACATCAACCTGCCCGGCATCGATGGCATCGCAATCTTGCGTCGGATGCGAGATCGGGGAGACACCCGCCCGGTCTTGCTGCTGACCGCGCGGTCGGACACGGGGGACAAGGTGGCGGGCCTCGATGCCGGGGCCGACGACTACCTGAGCAAACCCTTCGAGATGGATTAG
- a CDS encoding fumarylacetoacetate hydrolase family protein, with translation MLPETTNATLVGRIWRPGIGPALVRIDGDRVIDITGKAHPTMADLLATDDPANAARAATGEDVCAVTDLHDASTPDATGDALRWLSPNDLQAIKACGVTFAASMVERVIEEQAAGDADRATAIRAKVGRIIGDSLAGLTPGSAQADEVKRVLMAEGLWSQYLEVGIGPDAEVFTKGQPMSAVGWGAAVGLHPVSTWNNPEPEVVLAVSPAGRIVGATLGNDVNLRDVEGRSALLLGKAKDNNASGAIGPAIRLFDDGFSLDDVRRAELTMTVTGTDGFEMTGASSMTQISRDPADLVAQTLGAHHQYPDGVMLFCGTMFAPTQDRDGQGQGFTHHVGDVVRISEPSLGTLTNTVRLSPDCPPWTFGTSALMRNLAGRGLL, from the coding sequence ATGCTGCCCGAAACCACGAACGCCACCCTCGTCGGTCGCATCTGGCGTCCCGGCATCGGCCCCGCGCTGGTCCGGATCGACGGCGACCGCGTGATCGACATCACCGGTAAAGCGCACCCGACGATGGCTGACCTGCTGGCCACCGACGACCCGGCCAATGCCGCGCGCGCCGCAACTGGCGAAGACGTCTGCGCCGTCACCGACCTGCACGACGCATCCACCCCCGACGCCACCGGTGACGCGCTGCGCTGGCTGTCCCCCAACGATCTGCAGGCGATCAAGGCCTGCGGTGTCACATTCGCCGCCTCCATGGTGGAACGGGTGATCGAAGAGCAGGCCGCGGGCGACGCCGACCGCGCCACCGCCATCCGCGCCAAGGTGGGTCGCATCATCGGCGACAGCCTTGCGGGCCTGACCCCTGGCTCGGCGCAGGCCGACGAGGTCAAGCGCGTTCTGATGGCCGAAGGGCTATGGTCGCAATACCTGGAAGTCGGAATCGGCCCGGACGCAGAGGTCTTCACCAAGGGCCAGCCCATGTCCGCCGTGGGCTGGGGCGCGGCGGTGGGGCTGCATCCGGTGTCCACCTGGAACAACCCCGAGCCCGAGGTCGTGCTGGCCGTCAGCCCCGCCGGTCGCATCGTCGGCGCGACATTGGGTAACGACGTGAACCTGCGCGACGTGGAGGGGCGATCCGCCCTTCTGCTGGGCAAGGCCAAGGACAACAATGCCTCTGGCGCCATCGGTCCCGCGATCCGCCTGTTCGACGACGGCTTCTCGCTGGACGATGTGCGGCGCGCCGAACTGACGATGACGGTCACCGGCACCGACGGGTTCGAGATGACCGGCGCGTCGTCGATGACTCAGATCAGCCGCGATCCCGCCGATCTGGTCGCCCAGACCCTTGGCGCACACCACCAATACCCCGACGGCGTCATGCTGTTCTGCGGCACAATGTTCGCCCCAACGCAGGACCGCGACGGCCAAGGGCAGGGCTTTACCCACCATGTTGGAGACGTTGTGCGCATATCAGAGCCATCGCTCGGCACGCTGACCAACACCGTCCGCCTCTCGCCCGACTGCCCGCCGTGGACCTTCGGCACCTCTGCCCTGATGCGCAATCTGGCGGGGCGGGGGCTGCTGTGA
- a CDS encoding AbrB family transcriptional regulator: MIRIAITHAIAATGVAVFLVLSLPLPWLLGPIFACLIAALAGVPMRGIPVLNNAMRSILGVAVGATFTTALVITMASMWSTLILVPVMVAAIGLVGVPYFQRLWGFDFATSYYGAMPGGLQDMLIFGEEAGGNVRALSLIHATRVMVIVVALPFILQGYWGVDLSNPPGAPAASLPLAQMALMVVAGLGGWQIAKRVGLFGASILGPMILAGIFALAGLLQHRPPAEAIWAAQFFIGLTVGTKYAGVTAKEVRHDVSAAFGFCIVLLILSAIFVEAIHLFSLAPPMETLLAFAPGGQAEMAVLALIAGADLAFVIAHHVLRIVVVILGAPIAARLFKPAPKG; encoded by the coding sequence ATGATCCGTATCGCGATCACACACGCAATCGCCGCTACGGGCGTCGCGGTCTTCCTGGTCCTGTCACTGCCCTTGCCGTGGCTGCTTGGACCGATCTTCGCCTGCCTGATCGCGGCGCTTGCGGGCGTGCCCATGCGCGGAATCCCGGTCCTGAACAACGCCATGCGCTCTATCTTGGGCGTCGCGGTGGGGGCGACCTTTACCACCGCGCTTGTGATCACGATGGCCTCAATGTGGTCGACGCTGATCCTTGTCCCGGTGATGGTCGCGGCGATCGGGCTTGTCGGCGTGCCGTATTTCCAGCGGCTCTGGGGCTTTGATTTCGCCACCAGCTACTACGGCGCGATGCCCGGCGGTTTGCAGGACATGCTGATCTTCGGAGAGGAAGCGGGCGGCAATGTTCGCGCGCTGTCCCTGATTCACGCGACGCGCGTCATGGTGATCGTGGTAGCGCTGCCGTTTATCCTGCAGGGCTACTGGGGCGTGGACCTGAGCAACCCGCCCGGAGCGCCGGCCGCCAGCCTCCCGCTGGCGCAGATGGCACTGATGGTCGTGGCGGGGCTTGGCGGCTGGCAGATCGCCAAGCGGGTGGGGCTGTTCGGAGCCTCTATCCTCGGCCCGATGATCCTGGCGGGTATCTTCGCGCTGGCGGGGCTGTTGCAACACCGCCCCCCAGCAGAGGCGATCTGGGCCGCGCAGTTCTTCATCGGACTGACGGTGGGCACAAAATACGCGGGCGTAACGGCAAAGGAGGTGCGGCATGACGTATCCGCCGCCTTCGGATTTTGCATCGTCCTGCTGATCCTATCGGCGATTTTCGTGGAGGCGATCCACCTCTTCTCGCTTGCCCCGCCGATGGAGACCCTGTTGGCCTTCGCCCCCGGCGGTCAGGCCGAGATGGCCGTGCTTGCCCTGATCGCGGGGGCCGATCTGGCCTTCGTCATCGCGCATCACGTTCTGCGGATCGTGGTCGTCATCCTCGGCGCACCCATCGCGGCGCGGCTGTTCAAGCCTGCACCAAAGGGGTAG
- a CDS encoding winged helix-turn-helix domain-containing protein — MSARSGPVHTIGGLRFDHAARSLKGADGPLDIPRREVALFERLLMADGRIVSKQILLDSLYGTGADVDEPVVEVYVSRLRKRLQPHGISITVKRGLGYMMQAVP, encoded by the coding sequence GTGTCCGCGCGGTCCGGACCGGTTCATACCATTGGAGGCCTACGCTTCGATCACGCCGCCCGCAGTCTGAAGGGCGCGGACGGCCCCCTTGATATCCCGCGCCGAGAGGTCGCGCTGTTCGAGCGTCTGCTGATGGCGGATGGGCGTATCGTGTCGAAACAGATCCTGCTCGACAGCCTGTATGGCACCGGGGCCGACGTGGATGAGCCGGTGGTCGAGGTCTACGTCTCGCGCCTGCGCAAACGGCTACAGCCCCACGGGATCTCGATCACCGTCAAGCGGGGGTTGGGTTACATGATGCAGGCGGTGCCGTGA
- a CDS encoding LysE family translocator, translating into MLTFAAAVFFLIITPGPGVMTTAGFGAAYGFRPSLRYVLGLFIGTNLVMLSVMTGLAAIILSVPWLRTLLLIGSVCYLLYLAARIAFAGAQISFMEAKTAPGVLGGLMLQAINPKAYAVNSSLILGFNYAPDSFLFEMITKALILNAIWIPLHLAWLWAGVSLHRLNLPPRTQRAINIAMALSMLGVVALALWSASGNAA; encoded by the coding sequence ATGCTGACCTTCGCCGCAGCCGTTTTCTTCCTGATTATCACGCCGGGACCGGGCGTGATGACGACCGCGGGCTTCGGCGCGGCCTACGGCTTCCGCCCGTCGCTGCGGTACGTTCTGGGCCTGTTCATCGGCACGAACCTTGTGATGCTGTCGGTGATGACAGGCCTTGCCGCGATCATCCTGTCGGTGCCGTGGCTGCGCACGTTGTTGCTGATCGGATCGGTTTGCTACTTGCTGTATCTGGCCGCGCGGATCGCCTTCGCAGGCGCGCAGATCTCGTTCATGGAGGCAAAGACAGCGCCCGGCGTGTTGGGCGGCCTGATGCTGCAGGCGATCAACCCGAAGGCTTACGCGGTGAACAGTTCTCTGATCCTGGGGTTCAACTATGCGCCCGACAGCTTTCTGTTCGAAATGATCACCAAGGCGCTGATCCTGAACGCGATCTGGATACCTTTGCATCTGGCGTGGCTTTGGGCGGGCGTGTCGCTGCACCGCCTGAACCTGCCGCCGCGCACGCAACGGGCGATCAATATAGCGATGGCGCTGTCGATGCTGGGTGTCGTGGCTTTGGCGCTGTGGTCGGCATCCGGGAACGCTGCATGA
- a CDS encoding sensor histidine kinase: MNRSLSLRARLTVVILTPLLLIALAVGAWAYIDAQRAAAARFDRSLLSTALAISRDTAVTGGDALSEETRDLLRDTSGGAVFYHVYAPDGVFVTGYATPPVPPEQVPSDATQAYYDAVYRGAPVRALRFSQSTSIDQVSGLFTFTVWQQTALRDGFVQRRTEPVFVIIASMIGALALIVWFGVRLGLTPLLELEEAIARRSATDLSPIRRQVPEEAYGIVARFNTLLSELSRTMANKDAIISNAAHQLRNPIAGVQTLAEAVHHARTMETAKERSANLLVAVREAGHLTDTLLTLEKARAPATPV; encoded by the coding sequence GTGAACCGCAGCCTGTCCCTGCGCGCGCGTCTGACGGTCGTCATCCTGACCCCGCTTTTGCTGATCGCGCTGGCTGTCGGTGCTTGGGCCTACATTGATGCGCAGCGCGCCGCCGCCGCGCGGTTCGACCGTTCGCTTCTGTCTACCGCGCTCGCCATCTCGCGCGATACGGCCGTGACCGGGGGCGACGCGCTTAGCGAAGAGACGCGCGATCTGCTGCGCGACACCTCTGGCGGGGCAGTGTTCTACCACGTCTATGCTCCCGACGGGGTCTTCGTGACCGGCTACGCCACCCCGCCGGTGCCGCCCGAACAGGTTCCGTCCGACGCCACTCAGGCGTATTATGACGCCGTCTACCGCGGTGCCCCGGTCCGGGCGCTGCGCTTTTCGCAAAGCACATCCATCGACCAAGTGTCTGGCTTGTTCACTTTCACTGTGTGGCAACAAACGGCGCTGCGCGACGGCTTCGTCCAACGCCGCACCGAGCCCGTGTTCGTCATCATCGCGTCCATGATCGGCGCGTTGGCCTTGATCGTTTGGTTCGGGGTGCGTCTGGGCTTGACCCCGTTATTGGAACTGGAAGAGGCCATCGCGCGCCGGTCCGCAACCGATCTGTCTCCGATCCGTCGCCAGGTCCCGGAAGAGGCTTACGGCATCGTCGCCCGTTTCAATACGCTCCTATCAGAGCTGTCGCGCACCATGGCCAACAAGGACGCAATCATTTCGAACGCGGCGCATCAGCTTCGCAATCCCATCGCCGGCGTGCAGACACTGGCAGAGGCGGTTCATCATGCTCGAACCATGGAGACGGCGAAGGAACGCTCTGCCAACCTGCTGGTGGCTGTAAGAGAGGCGGGGCACCTGACGGACACGCTTCTGACGCTTGAAAAGGCACGTGCCCCTGCGACGCCCGTATAG